One Sediminibacillus dalangtanensis genomic region harbors:
- the mreBH gene encoding rod-share determining protein MreBH has product MFSNAEIGIDLGTANILVYTKSKGIVLNEPSVVAIDMESKNVVAVGSEAKEMVGKTPQNIVPIRPLKDGVIADYDVTAQMLKEILKKVSKVAGLSMRKPTVVVCTPSGSTSVERRAIHNAVKSYGAKEVHLIEEPVAAAIGSDLPVDEPVANVIVDIGGGTSEVGIISFGGVVSCRSVRTGGDKMDDEIIQYIRKHYNILIGERTAENVKMEIGYALIDHDELSMDIRGRDMVTGLPRTITITSTEVQDAIRESLEAILETIRTTLENCPPELSGDIVDHGVTLTGGGALLKGMQKWLADEISVPVHIAPNPLESVAIGTGRALKMINKLQKAAK; this is encoded by the coding sequence ATGTTTTCTAACGCTGAGATTGGAATCGATTTAGGAACTGCAAATATATTAGTGTACACGAAATCCAAAGGAATTGTTTTAAACGAACCCTCTGTGGTCGCTATTGATATGGAATCAAAAAATGTTGTAGCTGTAGGCAGCGAAGCGAAAGAAATGGTCGGGAAGACACCACAAAACATTGTACCAATCCGACCGTTAAAAGACGGCGTCATCGCGGACTATGATGTCACAGCCCAAATGCTTAAGGAAATATTGAAAAAAGTTAGCAAAGTCGCCGGCTTATCGATGCGTAAGCCGACGGTAGTCGTTTGTACACCGTCAGGAAGCACTTCTGTGGAAAGACGGGCGATCCATAACGCCGTAAAAAGTTATGGCGCCAAGGAAGTACATCTTATCGAGGAACCGGTTGCTGCTGCCATCGGCTCTGACCTGCCGGTGGACGAGCCTGTGGCCAACGTTATCGTTGATATCGGCGGAGGTACTAGTGAGGTCGGCATCATTTCCTTCGGCGGCGTGGTATCATGCCGTTCTGTCCGCACTGGAGGAGACAAAATGGACGATGAAATCATTCAGTATATCCGCAAGCACTACAATATCTTGATTGGAGAAAGAACAGCTGAAAACGTCAAAATGGAAATCGGTTATGCCTTGATCGACCATGACGAGTTGTCCATGGATATCCGCGGCCGCGACATGGTTACCGGTCTGCCGCGTACAATTACGATCACTTCCACGGAAGTACAAGACGCCATTAGAGAATCGCTGGAGGCGATTCTGGAAACCATCCGGACAACACTGGAAAACTGCCCTCCTGAGTTGAGTGGAGACATCGTCGACCATGGTGTCACCTTGACAGGCGGCGGCGCACTGCTGAAGGGTATGCAAAAATGGCTGGCTGATGAAATCTCGGTACCTGTCCATATCGCCCCGAATCCGCTTGAATCGGTGGCAATTGGAACGGGTCGGGCGCTGAAAATGATCAACAAATTGCAAAAAGCAGCGAAATAA
- a CDS encoding GGDEF domain-containing phosphodiesterase: MTLLNLDPSFAEQELEDLFNRLSAAEDRDESMRLMVELKNFARNHFERLHQFTHALEQSDTTITITDNGGRITYVDDNFCEMTGFTADEILGKTHRLINSGYHPDSFFRELWLTILEGKVWRGEVKNRHKNGSIIWMQTTIIPLLDQEGIPCSFIAFRKDISREKEMEQQLIKTMEDEFERTFDALINMIYKVQKREEDGRFFHTMIKGRLAKTLGLPTELGEGIYLEDFLQLEQAERFKEKYQAAFLGEEVNFKMEFNSLYLYFTLAPIRENGEVVEVVGSAVDITSLEEAEQQVRHLAYHDQLTGLPNRSKLAEDLDVWIAQDNGPFVVFYCDLDRLKYINDAMGQFAGDQVISTIAKRIEDVTWGQGNLYRYGGDEFIFVLQDECTDEVMEQIGNLILKQINKPLIIAGKEFFITCSIGISRFGSHGKTSEQLINHAGIAMHYCKVNGRNGKLVYSKEMNQTYNDLILLEGELRRALTKEELTLYYQPKIDVNSGEIIGMEALTRWFHPERGFISPQRFITLAEETGLIIQLGEWVIKEACRQQKQWKEAGFKMQRVAINVSALEIQRKDFTAKVRNILKETGVPPQCLELEITENSVMQNTEECIETMNELREMGITLSIDDFGTGYSSFGYLRKFPINHLKIDQSFIRDAFHEPSNAEIVKAMIQLAHTFGVKVVAEGVEERAALDFLKHQNCDYYQGYYFSRPVPAEEFENMLIPEEV; encoded by the coding sequence ATGACGCTACTAAACTTAGATCCCAGCTTTGCTGAGCAGGAACTCGAGGATTTATTCAATCGATTGAGTGCTGCGGAAGACCGGGATGAATCTATGCGGTTGATGGTCGAATTAAAAAACTTTGCCCGGAATCATTTCGAAAGACTTCATCAATTCACACATGCGTTGGAGCAGTCGGATACAACGATTACCATCACGGACAACGGGGGAAGAATTACATATGTCGATGACAACTTTTGCGAAATGACCGGATTCACTGCCGACGAGATACTCGGCAAAACGCACCGGCTCATAAATTCTGGATATCACCCTGATTCTTTTTTCCGTGAGTTATGGCTGACAATCCTGGAAGGAAAGGTATGGCGTGGTGAGGTGAAAAACCGCCACAAAAACGGTAGTATTATTTGGATGCAGACGACCATCATCCCTCTATTGGATCAGGAAGGGATTCCTTGTTCGTTCATCGCCTTCCGCAAAGACATATCAAGAGAAAAAGAGATGGAGCAGCAGTTGATCAAAACGATGGAGGATGAGTTTGAACGAACGTTCGATGCGTTGATCAATATGATTTACAAAGTACAGAAAAGAGAAGAAGACGGCAGGTTCTTTCATACGATGATCAAGGGCAGGCTTGCCAAAACACTCGGTTTACCAACGGAATTGGGTGAAGGCATCTATTTGGAAGACTTTCTCCAGTTAGAGCAGGCAGAACGATTCAAGGAGAAATATCAGGCCGCCTTTCTTGGCGAGGAAGTCAATTTTAAAATGGAGTTCAACTCTTTGTATTTGTACTTCACACTGGCACCCATTCGGGAAAATGGGGAGGTGGTCGAAGTGGTCGGATCCGCCGTCGACATTACCTCCCTCGAGGAAGCAGAGCAGCAAGTGCGCCATTTAGCCTATCACGACCAGCTGACAGGACTGCCGAATCGCAGCAAGTTAGCGGAGGATTTAGATGTGTGGATTGCCCAGGACAACGGACCATTTGTTGTGTTTTACTGTGACCTGGACAGGCTCAAATACATAAACGATGCGATGGGGCAGTTTGCCGGAGACCAGGTGATTTCCACGATTGCTAAAAGGATCGAGGATGTAACCTGGGGCCAAGGAAACCTGTATCGCTATGGCGGGGACGAGTTTATTTTTGTTCTGCAGGATGAATGTACCGATGAAGTGATGGAGCAAATAGGCAATCTCATCCTAAAACAGATCAACAAGCCGCTGATCATCGCCGGCAAGGAATTTTTCATTACCTGTTCCATCGGTATCAGCAGGTTCGGCAGCCATGGAAAAACCTCCGAACAGCTGATTAATCATGCGGGTATCGCCATGCACTACTGCAAGGTGAATGGCCGCAATGGCAAGTTGGTTTACTCGAAAGAAATGAATCAAACATACAATGATCTTATCCTACTGGAAGGCGAGCTACGACGCGCTTTGACGAAAGAGGAATTGACGCTGTATTATCAACCGAAAATCGACGTAAATAGCGGCGAAATTATCGGTATGGAGGCGTTGACGAGGTGGTTCCATCCTGAACGCGGCTTTATTTCTCCACAGCGGTTCATCACCCTTGCTGAAGAAACAGGGTTGATCATCCAACTGGGGGAATGGGTCATCAAAGAAGCCTGTCGTCAGCAAAAGCAATGGAAGGAAGCTGGTTTTAAGATGCAGCGGGTGGCCATCAATGTGTCGGCACTCGAAATCCAGCGTAAGGATTTCACGGCAAAAGTCCGCAACATTCTTAAAGAAACCGGCGTACCACCCCAGTGTCTTGAACTGGAAATAACGGAAAACAGTGTCATGCAAAATACCGAAGAATGTATAGAAACCATGAATGAATTACGGGAGATGGGAATTACGCTGTCCATCGATGATTTTGGAACCGGCTATTCATCTTTTGGTTACTTGCGGAAATTCCCGATCAATCATTTGAAAATCGACCAATCGTTTATTCGGGATGCATTCCATGAACCGAGCAACGCGGAAATCGTCAAAGCCATGATTCAGCTTGCCCATACGTTCGGAGTCAAAGTAGTCGCTGAAGGAGTGGAGGAACGTGCTGCCCTCGACTTTCTTAAACATCAGAACTGTGATTACTATCAGGGTTATTATTTTAGCAGGCCGGTTCCGGCTGAAGAGTTCGAAAACATGCTGATACCTGAAGAGGTGTGA
- a CDS encoding SOS response-associated peptidase: MCGRFTLQAGELEILKEYDLDQRLEGYQSRFNIAPGQRILSIIHNGEERRAGFLRWGLVPSWAKDPKIGYKMINARSESAHTKPSFKNLLARRRCLIVADSFYEWKQTDGQKQPKRISSSRRSLFAFAGLWDKWEREDEEPLFTCTILTRKADRFMEDIHDRMPVILPKEAEEDWIAPVKRTPEEVTSSIEELPSEPLQAYDVSTFVNSPKNEGETCIKPLA, encoded by the coding sequence ATGTGTGGTCGTTTTACATTACAGGCTGGCGAACTGGAAATCTTAAAGGAATATGACTTGGATCAGCGGCTGGAAGGCTATCAAAGTCGATTTAACATTGCTCCGGGTCAACGAATTTTGTCGATCATCCATAATGGGGAAGAACGCAGGGCCGGGTTTTTGCGTTGGGGTTTGGTCCCGTCGTGGGCCAAAGATCCGAAAATTGGTTATAAAATGATCAATGCACGGAGCGAGTCTGCACATACGAAACCAAGTTTTAAAAATTTATTGGCGCGCAGACGCTGTTTAATTGTTGCAGATAGCTTTTATGAATGGAAACAAACAGACGGACAAAAGCAGCCGAAACGTATTTCATCCTCCCGGCGTTCTTTATTTGCTTTTGCCGGTCTGTGGGATAAATGGGAACGAGAAGATGAAGAACCGTTATTCACGTGTACAATCTTAACAAGAAAGGCAGACCGTTTTATGGAGGACATCCATGACCGTATGCCAGTCATCCTTCCTAAAGAAGCGGAAGAAGACTGGATAGCCCCGGTAAAGCGGACTCCAGAAGAAGTGACCAGTTCCATCGAGGAACTGCCCTCAGAACCATTGCAGGCATATGATGTGAGTACATTCGTGAACTCACCAAAAAACGAAGGGGAGACCTGCATTAAGCCATTGGCCTAG
- the sipW gene encoding signal peptidase I SipW — protein sequence MKKGMKLIMRWLSRLVTFTLFATLLFMVFVVISSKASGGEPQVMGYQLKTVLSGSMEPGIKTGSIIAVKPGGDMTRFEKGDIITFQTEEELLITHRIVDVTTSGDNVLYETKGDNNDAADREPVLSQNVIGEYTGFTVPYIGYFISFAQSKEGSALLLILPGVLLLGYAGFTIWQTISQLDAKSKKAAAASQEETTES from the coding sequence ATGAAGAAAGGAATGAAATTAATTATGAGGTGGCTCAGCCGCCTCGTAACATTTACATTATTTGCGACACTCCTGTTTATGGTTTTTGTGGTCATTTCCTCGAAAGCATCCGGCGGCGAGCCGCAAGTGATGGGTTATCAGTTGAAAACAGTCCTATCAGGTTCGATGGAGCCAGGAATCAAAACCGGTTCCATCATTGCGGTAAAACCAGGCGGCGATATGACACGTTTTGAAAAAGGCGATATCATTACCTTTCAGACAGAAGAAGAGCTGCTGATCACCCATAGAATCGTCGATGTAACGACTAGCGGTGACAATGTTCTTTATGAAACAAAAGGAGATAATAACGACGCTGCGGACAGAGAACCCGTTTTATCGCAAAACGTCATCGGTGAGTACACCGGATTCACGGTTCCTTATATCGGCTATTTTATAAGTTTTGCCCAGTCTAAAGAGGGAAGTGCATTGCTTTTGATCCTGCCGGGAGTTCTCCTGCTCGGCTACGCTGGGTTCACTATTTGGCAGACGATTTCCCAGCTTGATGCCAAAAGCAAAAAAGCAGCTGCGGCAAGTCAGGAAGAAACAACGGAGTCATAA
- a CDS encoding DUF5658 family protein: protein MKTCFLYLALLNLLDGVITFLGIKYEYISEANPLMNSLYQSGPFLFLLIKLLLSAMLIGFCVIHKLPRSLVARLLACTAAFLYSVICLMHGFWLWQLT from the coding sequence ATGAAAACGTGTTTCCTGTACTTGGCATTGCTTAATTTGTTGGATGGCGTGATTACCTTCCTGGGAATCAAGTATGAATATATATCGGAAGCAAATCCGTTAATGAACAGTCTCTACCAGAGTGGCCCATTTCTTTTCTTGCTTATAAAACTACTGTTGTCCGCGATGCTTATCGGTTTTTGCGTGATCCATAAGCTTCCGAGATCACTAGTAGCAAGGCTGCTGGCATGTACTGCGGCCTTTCTGTACTCGGTTATCTGCCTGATGCATGGTTTCTGGTTATGGCAGCTTACCTGA
- a CDS encoding DUF1428 family protein, producing MFTVVSFYRVKKHHTNQFIALNQQVGLINMSHGAIEHEIYLPSSSDAAAGLSTYFQKAEDEDFLFGQITFRNQSHYEEVSGKLKEDGQIQLLTRELAKLIDTSHIVTASFSSER from the coding sequence TTGTTCACTGTTGTCTCTTTTTACCGGGTAAAGAAGCATCATACAAACCAATTTATCGCCCTTAATCAACAAGTCGGTTTGATCAATATGTCTCACGGCGCTATTGAACATGAGATTTATCTTCCTTCCAGTTCCGATGCGGCAGCAGGCTTATCCACCTACTTTCAAAAGGCAGAAGATGAAGACTTTTTATTCGGACAAATTACTTTTCGCAATCAGTCTCACTATGAAGAGGTTTCCGGGAAATTAAAAGAAGATGGACAAATCCAACTGCTTACCCGTGAACTAGCTAAGCTAATCGATACGTCGCACATCGTAACAGCGTCTTTTTCATCTGAGAGATAA
- a CDS encoding uracil-DNA glycosylase, with amino-acid sequence MLSEDLIELAKERMRPYACEGFVQGRGPKGADLMFVGEAPGKTELEIGRPFTGQAGKIFSGYLDRLGVTREEVFITSAVRSRPYKIVEKIVKGKPVTKNYNRTPNKKEILAHAPILDEEIRQVKPKLLIPMGKTAVWRLTGRDVSMQEVTGRLFEIPIMQLASLDQTDYRLTEETYLVFPIYHPAAILYARRLETKAYQDIDRLKQLKDSL; translated from the coding sequence ATGCTTTCGGAGGATTTAATTGAGTTGGCGAAGGAGCGGATGCGTCCATATGCTTGTGAAGGATTTGTGCAGGGGCGCGGGCCTAAAGGGGCCGATTTGATGTTTGTCGGGGAAGCGCCGGGGAAAACGGAACTGGAGATCGGCAGGCCGTTCACCGGACAGGCCGGGAAGATTTTTTCCGGATATTTGGACAGGCTGGGAGTGACCAGAGAAGAAGTATTCATTACAAGTGCTGTACGGAGCAGGCCTTATAAGATTGTTGAAAAAATAGTGAAAGGCAAGCCTGTCACGAAAAATTACAATCGCACACCGAATAAAAAAGAAATTCTCGCCCATGCGCCGATTCTGGACGAGGAAATCCGACAGGTGAAACCGAAGCTATTGATCCCAATGGGTAAGACTGCCGTATGGAGGTTGACCGGCCGGGATGTAAGCATGCAGGAAGTTACCGGCCGTTTGTTTGAAATCCCAATTATGCAGCTGGCAAGTCTCGATCAAACAGATTACCGGCTGACTGAAGAAACCTATCTTGTTTTTCCCATTTACCACCCGGCAGCGATTTTATATGCACGTCGCTTGGAAACAAAAGCTTATCAAGATATCGATCGCTTAAAACAGCTAAAGGACAGCCTCTGA
- a CDS encoding DUF2639 domain-containing protein has translation MHVGSKGWYVYELKNLGVRRLEGRKLERYKKPVLANLLAEKQQ, from the coding sequence ATGCACGTAGGAAGCAAAGGTTGGTACGTATACGAATTAAAGAATTTGGGTGTCCGTCGCTTGGAAGGACGCAAACTCGAGCGTTATAAAAAGCCAGTACTTGCAAACCTATTAGCAGAAAAGCAACAGTAG
- the tapA gene encoding amyloid fiber anchoring/assembly protein TapA gives MRSTRLAKYKRKYKKAVIALQILAIWYAAVFSAALLTSPTGAYFNDSAEAMTKIPVGEWETDEWDKSSLVFLGEKEQKVEACEPEKIKVKLKNGGEDMKVTSSYEVYYAADGNPKKGKKLELETDEGTIKKLKSGEEVELTFLAGEPGNYKFKAYQVEGHPGKGELWSETITIECKKSNKTKAGEKEKVEEQPAEEAEEKAEAEDKATEEKDSKQTEETEKEEQKAEDKKQESDKAIDEKQEESKDNQEESEQKQQDQQKQSEEKQVKAADTKSESSEGQQEKAKEQEKSLSKEKSEGDKE, from the coding sequence ATGCGAAGCACGCGTTTAGCAAAATATAAAAGAAAATACAAAAAAGCTGTGATAGCTTTGCAAATCCTGGCAATCTGGTATGCCGCCGTGTTCAGTGCTGCGTTGCTGACATCTCCGACTGGAGCGTACTTTAACGACTCTGCCGAAGCAATGACGAAAATTCCGGTTGGCGAGTGGGAGACGGATGAGTGGGATAAGAGTTCACTAGTTTTCCTTGGTGAAAAAGAACAAAAGGTGGAAGCGTGTGAACCGGAAAAAATCAAGGTCAAGCTTAAAAACGGCGGAGAAGACATGAAGGTCACTTCTAGCTATGAAGTGTATTATGCAGCCGATGGAAATCCGAAAAAAGGAAAAAAACTGGAGCTGGAAACGGATGAAGGTACGATAAAGAAATTGAAAAGCGGTGAAGAAGTTGAGTTGACATTCTTGGCTGGGGAACCAGGAAATTATAAATTCAAAGCTTATCAGGTTGAAGGACACCCGGGCAAAGGAGAACTTTGGAGCGAAACGATTACGATAGAATGCAAGAAATCGAATAAGACAAAAGCCGGTGAGAAAGAAAAGGTAGAGGAACAGCCTGCTGAAGAAGCTGAGGAAAAGGCAGAAGCAGAAGACAAGGCAACCGAAGAAAAAGACAGCAAACAGACCGAGGAAACCGAAAAAGAGGAACAAAAAGCTGAAGATAAAAAGCAGGAGTCTGACAAAGCAATCGATGAGAAACAGGAAGAATCGAAAGATAACCAGGAAGAATCGGAACAAAAGCAACAAGATCAGCAAAAACAGTCTGAGGAAAAGCAGGTAAAAGCTGCGGACACCAAATCAGAATCTTCCGAAGGTCAGCAGGAGAAAGCGAAGGAACAGGAAAAATCGCTATCCAAAGAAAAGAGCGAGGGTGACAAGGAATGA
- a CDS encoding DnaJ family domain-containing protein — MDFASRMAEEKIQQAIRDGEFDNLPGKGKKQELEDLSAVPEDMRTSYLMMKNSGYLPEEIRLQKELVSLQEMLDLAKNPEQKEGYRKRLSEKEIQLRMLVEKKNLNKNSGFRKYSGKITKRFGI, encoded by the coding sequence ATGGATTTTGCGAGTCGTATGGCAGAGGAAAAAATCCAACAAGCAATCCGGGATGGAGAATTTGATAACCTGCCCGGGAAGGGGAAAAAGCAGGAATTGGAAGATTTGTCCGCAGTCCCGGAAGATATGCGAACGAGCTATCTTATGATGAAAAATTCCGGTTACCTTCCGGAAGAAATCCGCCTGCAGAAAGAATTGGTTTCTCTGCAGGAAATGTTGGATCTAGCCAAGAATCCAGAGCAAAAAGAAGGCTACCGCAAACGACTTTCCGAAAAAGAAATCCAGCTGCGTATGCTGGTCGAGAAGAAAAACTTGAACAAAAACAGCGGATTCCGGAAATACTCCGGAAAAATCACCAAACGCTTCGGAATATAA
- a CDS encoding TasA family protein, which yields MKIKARLLFTTACGLAVFIMFFSTVGYHKSFASSNEIDIETLPTDILFDVDNMKPGDWATRTYTIQNKGSQDMDYYLSAQFKSGSEKLYKALKLQVKNGEESLYSGSLAGFTDLEKRLLAVNDQEELTFTVDFPEELGNEFQGLISDFAIIVSAEGYPPAGVSPDTGSDSSSGEPDGATPSEGKSLPDTATNLFNLLIAGTALFLTGAAIYLYSRRSRKDIKIS from the coding sequence ATGAAAATTAAAGCCCGGCTTCTTTTTACGACGGCATGCGGTCTAGCAGTTTTTATCATGTTTTTTTCCACAGTCGGTTACCACAAATCGTTCGCCAGTAGTAACGAAATAGATATTGAAACCTTGCCAACAGACATCTTATTCGATGTGGACAATATGAAACCTGGTGACTGGGCGACGAGGACCTACACCATCCAAAACAAGGGTTCCCAGGATATGGACTACTACCTTTCAGCCCAGTTTAAATCAGGATCAGAAAAACTGTATAAGGCCTTGAAGCTTCAGGTGAAAAATGGTGAAGAGTCTTTATACAGTGGAAGCCTTGCCGGTTTTACGGATTTGGAGAAAAGACTACTGGCTGTGAATGATCAGGAAGAATTGACATTCACCGTTGATTTTCCAGAAGAGCTTGGCAACGAATTTCAGGGACTAATCAGTGATTTTGCTATCATAGTTAGTGCGGAAGGATACCCGCCAGCTGGTGTTTCACCAGATACTGGATCAGACTCCAGCTCAGGTGAACCGGACGGTGCTACTCCAAGTGAGGGTAAAAGCCTGCCTGACACCGCAACGAATTTATTCAATCTATTGATTGCTGGTACAGCTTTATTCCTTACCGGAGCAGCCATTTATCTGTACAGCAGACGCAGCAGGAAAGACATAAAAATAAGTTAG
- a CDS encoding GNAT family N-acetyltransferase, protein MAVVTETGRLRLRLMKWDDHADIMKIFSDPVAMRYYPSMKNDEEGNFWINWTLDNYRKFGVGLWVVEDLATGEFLGMCGLVPQKVDGTVQMEIGYLFVRKHWGKGYATEAALACKDYGFDHLKCDELISLIDPDNQPSIKVARRIGMEFIKNITKWNKTIAIYHVENR, encoded by the coding sequence ATGGCAGTAGTAACGGAAACCGGGCGGTTGCGGTTGCGTTTGATGAAATGGGACGATCACGCTGACATCATGAAAATTTTTTCTGATCCAGTTGCGATGCGTTATTACCCGAGTATGAAGAACGACGAAGAAGGCAACTTCTGGATCAATTGGACGCTCGATAATTACCGGAAATTCGGCGTCGGGCTGTGGGTCGTCGAGGATTTGGCCACAGGGGAATTTTTAGGAATGTGCGGATTGGTTCCACAAAAGGTCGACGGAACGGTACAGATGGAAATCGGTTATTTATTCGTGAGAAAGCATTGGGGGAAGGGTTATGCGACAGAAGCGGCCCTGGCCTGTAAAGATTATGGGTTTGATCATTTGAAATGTGACGAATTGATCTCTTTGATTGATCCTGACAACCAGCCATCAATCAAGGTTGCCAGGAGAATCGGCATGGAATTCATAAAAAACATCACCAAGTGGAATAAGACCATAGCGATTTACCATGTGGAAAATCGTTGA
- a CDS encoding YdbC family protein — MAALDYEIIETIGVISESPKGWKKELNLVSWNGRDPKYDIRDWAPDHEKMGKGITLNKEEAENLKKALENLD, encoded by the coding sequence ATGGCAGCATTAGACTATGAAATTATCGAAACAATCGGAGTGATTTCCGAATCACCGAAAGGCTGGAAAAAGGAATTGAACTTGGTCAGTTGGAATGGCAGGGATCCGAAATATGACATTCGGGACTGGGCCCCGGATCATGAAAAAATGGGGAAGGGTATCACCTTGAACAAAGAAGAAGCAGAAAACCTGAAAAAAGCACTCGAAAACCTCGATTAA
- a CDS encoding UDP-N-acetylmuramoyl-L-alanyl-D-glutamate--2,6-diaminopimelate ligase, whose amino-acid sequence MKTAELLSSLKIKQIYGTLPEEVTAIHNDSRRTAPDSIFICTRGFTVDSHDFFQQAIDNGASVIIAEKRLDVDLDKAALVIVNDTYKATAILANHYYDFPSTKMKLFGVTGTNGKTTVTNLIHSLLQKDGRKSAVSGTIGVELSDEKITSTNTTCDALTNQKILQHALDQGIDHMAMEVSSHGLSQGRLWGVDFDIVVFTNLTHDHLDYHDTMEQYGYAKGLLFSQLGQDMTKTKYAVLNQDDAWFDTYRAATAAEIISYSLRSPADFQAENIRYYPDKTVFTLQSPEGSYTVSMNLLGEFNVYNVLAAMAALYAHGVSVEHLVQFIRELSPVDGRMDKVDIDAPISMYIDYAHTPDAIEKAIDSVEPFKENRLIFMVGTGGDRDEYKRPAMAEKASRADYVILTINDPRFEDEETILRDMEKGMKHANYALIADRKEAISHAIEQSEPGDILIFAGKGQEDYQIIEDTKHPHSDREIVEEQSLLKYGSLE is encoded by the coding sequence ATGAAAACAGCAGAACTACTTTCATCACTTAAAATCAAACAAATATACGGAACACTGCCTGAAGAAGTAACTGCGATCCATAACGATTCCAGGCGGACAGCCCCTGACAGCATTTTCATCTGTACTCGCGGATTCACCGTCGACAGTCATGATTTTTTCCAACAAGCAATCGATAACGGCGCTTCGGTTATCATCGCCGAAAAAAGACTGGATGTCGACTTGGACAAGGCGGCACTTGTCATTGTTAATGATACTTATAAAGCCACTGCTATCCTTGCCAATCATTACTATGATTTTCCTTCTACAAAAATGAAGCTATTCGGCGTGACTGGAACGAACGGTAAAACGACAGTAACGAACTTGATTCACTCCCTTTTACAAAAGGATGGGAGAAAGTCGGCTGTTTCCGGAACAATCGGCGTGGAATTATCCGACGAGAAAATCACAAGTACCAACACTACCTGCGATGCGCTGACCAACCAAAAGATCCTCCAGCATGCGCTGGATCAGGGTATTGATCATATGGCGATGGAAGTCTCCTCCCATGGTTTAAGCCAGGGCAGACTTTGGGGCGTTGATTTCGACATCGTCGTATTCACCAATTTAACCCACGATCATTTGGATTATCATGATACGATGGAACAGTATGGCTATGCCAAGGGACTTTTATTTTCCCAATTGGGGCAAGATATGACCAAAACCAAATATGCAGTGCTTAATCAAGACGATGCATGGTTCGATACGTACAGGGCAGCCACTGCCGCGGAAATTATTTCCTACAGCCTGCGATCACCTGCTGATTTTCAGGCAGAGAATATCCGCTATTATCCGGATAAAACGGTCTTCACCTTACAATCCCCTGAAGGATCTTATACGGTATCAATGAACCTGCTTGGTGAGTTCAATGTCTACAATGTTCTCGCAGCAATGGCCGCTTTGTACGCGCACGGTGTGTCGGTGGAACATCTCGTCCAATTCATCCGGGAACTGTCGCCGGTTGACGGGCGGATGGATAAGGTTGATATCGATGCTCCGATTTCCATGTATATCGACTATGCCCATACACCAGATGCAATTGAAAAAGCAATTGATTCCGTAGAACCTTTCAAAGAGAATCGGTTGATTTTCATGGTCGGCACGGGCGGTGACCGGGATGAATATAAGCGACCAGCCATGGCTGAAAAAGCATCCCGGGCAGATTATGTGATTCTGACGATCAATGATCCTCGGTTCGAAGATGAAGAGACGATTTTACGTGACATGGAAAAAGGGATGAAACACGCTAATTACGCGTTGATCGCCGATCGGAAGGAAGCGATCAGCCATGCAATCGAACAAAGCGAACCAGGAGATATCCTTATTTTTGCCGGCAAAGGACAAGAGGACTATCAGATTATCGAAGACACCAAGCATCCGCACAGCGACCGGGAAATCGTAGAGGAACAATCCCTGCTTAAATATGGCAGCTTGGAATAG
- a CDS encoding DUF2164 domain-containing protein — protein sequence MKQSFELTPQQKEDMTAAIKSYFSKERNEDLGDLAASLILDFFTEELAPKFYNIGVEDSHAFLSAKLEDIFEIQK from the coding sequence ATGAAACAAAGCTTTGAACTCACACCTCAACAGAAAGAGGATATGACTGCTGCAATCAAATCCTATTTTTCCAAAGAAAGGAATGAAGATTTAGGGGATCTTGCAGCATCGCTCATCCTGGATTTCTTTACGGAAGAGCTTGCACCGAAGTTTTACAATATCGGTGTAGAGGATTCCCACGCTTTCCTATCTGCAAAACTGGAGGATATCTTCGAGATACAAAAATGA